A DNA window from Trypanosoma brucei brucei TREU927 chromosome 11 chr11_scaffold01 genomic scaffold, whole genome shotgun sequence contains the following coding sequences:
- a CDS encoding hypothetical protein (GPI-Anchor Signal predicted for Tb11.02.2370 by DGPI v2.04 with cleavage site probability 0.75399995 near 247) — MFISGLFVLAVALCCTNPTDGCDSNFTLAQVLTLCQITEQLRGLKEVVMKIGPRAVEEALFTLKAKKRSEVSLRRAEEAAERDRNAGFAAERARLAYDSVCEAVEFAEYAATSIEGRASSLLVIQEYYVPFLEDVMLRVGTDAEAAEAQEAAMSCLQTKRSVSPTSLSEAALELRVRLGVRNFRALRRDLHRAAFCLYSLKKTAAKIALARSSVEEIEYLINEAANEAECVSPPKGGIQGQLPSDESDSSNLVTVISAVPICWLLATITRVL, encoded by the coding sequence ATGTTTATCAGTGGGCTGTTCGTGTTGGCCGTGGCTCTGTGCTGCACGAACCCCACAGATGGTTGCGACAGCAACTTCACATTGGCTCAAGTGCTGACGCTGTGTCAAATAACAGAACAGCTGAGGGGACTGAAGGAAGTTGTTATGAAAATTGGACCGCGAGCTGTTGAGGAAGCATTGTTTACTTTGAAGGCGAAGAAACGTAGTGAAGTATCTTTGAGGCGGGCAGAGGAGGCGGCGGAACGGGACCGCAACGCAGGTTTTGCGGCGGAACGGGCAAGGCTGGCGTATGATAGCGTTTGTGAGGCCGTTGAGTTTGCTGAGTATGCGGCGACAAGCATCGAGGGACGAGCGAGTTCCCTCCTAGTTATTCAGGAATATTATGTGCCATTCCTGGAAGATGTGATGCTCAGGGTTGGGACGGATGCGGAAGCTGCGGAAGCCCAAGAAGCCGCCATGTCATGtctacaaacaaaaagaagtgttTCACCAACGTCACTAAGTGAAGCGGCCTTGGAACTCCGGGTGAGATTAGGGGTCAGAAACTTTAGAGCGTTGAGGCGCGATCTCCACCGAGCGGCGTTTTGTCTCTATTCGTTGAAAAAGACGGCCGCGAAGATTGCGCTGGCCAGAAGTTCAGTAGAGGAAATAGAGTACCTCATAAACGAAGCAGCAAATGAAGCAGAGTGCGTGTCTCCCCCCAAGGGAGGCATACAGGGACAGTTGCCATCGGATGAAAGTGATTCTTCAAATTTGGTCACTGTGATTTCGGCCGTCCCGATATGTTGGTTATTGGCCACCATTACGCGTGTTTTGTAA
- a CDS encoding 60S ribosomal protein L17, putative, protein MVHYSRKPQVSSKTAKAKIADLRCHYKNTFETANVINGMKLRKAQQLYRQVLAKTRCIPFKRYNGKIGNTAQAKEWGQTKGRWPRKSVVAMLSLLKNAEANAIEKGLDPGKMVIKHVQVDQAPRVRRRTFRAHGRITPYMRSPCHVQLFMTQPQERVPVPKSKPKK, encoded by the coding sequence ATGGTGCATTACTCCCGCAAGCCACAGGTTTCCTCGAAGACAGCCAAGGCGAAGATCGCCGACCTCCGCTGCCACTACAAGAACACCTTCGAGACGGCTAATGTGATCAACGGCATGAAGCTGCGTAAGGCCCAGCAGTTGTATCGGCAGGTCCTCGCCAAAACCCGCTGCATTCCCTTCAAGCGTTACAATGGAAAGATTGGCAATACGGCACAAGCCAAGGAGTGGGGACAGACGAAGGGACGCTGGCCACGCAAGTCCGTTGTAGCGATGCTCTCATTGTTGAAGAATGCTGAGGCAAATGCCATCGAGAAGGGACTCGACCCCGGAAAGATGGTCATTAAACACGTTCAGGTGGATCAGGCCCCTCGCGTGCGTCGCCGTACGTTCCGTGCCCATGGCCGCATAACGCCGTACATGCGCAGCCCGTGCCACGTACAGCTCTTCATGACCCAGCCCCAGGAGCGCGTCCCTGTTCCCAAAAGCAAACCCAAGAAGTAG
- a CDS encoding guanine nucleotide-binding subunit beta-like protein codes for MRIKVDVELHKREINNITHVQEVFKSLSDTVETRLVTDKEALTRLVSNALAKGTLRTIVPELTERLCHPALYEDCLSVLCGVMFDSERVERGESLDGFVSFITQLPDNEQKKAKGDIVQRAMTYLSKPRRLDCSRNLLLPYAEVIAVLTKVDMLNIRNVVVALMQMIRLDTTRTAGITCLGKLVEVAHGLLLERLDQHTLQTLRDTVIFARQDDILSYDVEYIMEAFGWDQSPKFVNFSVRHSGVHHKSAILTLAYSGGNGSREVVVTSSVDGTIGTWDHSGALTENLVLSRHYASSIDFADHGRALIVGTVGRTASIPPAIVIYTAQPTYNEESNWQEKCGAEPRDAMFITTVKCLRSFSSMRYCCGATVATGSTLILYDGTQVIQEYNGHSDVISAMHVIPDRDNTVVTGSRDCSVMVYDLRMPQSVTTTSAHRHYSTVTSIGSCGDFLFTSGLDRRVVVNDLRMMGQGMATQDLDSAVLSISVNSSMVCAASTLTGVHLINFGNNPILTCRADSMKMSPRYNAVSWNAQGDVLYAGGDNNTLDMFTRRFPETEAYAA; via the coding sequence ATGCGAATCAAGGTAGACGTTGAGCTGCACAAGCGGGAGATTAACAATATCACCCACGTCCAGGAGGTGTTCAAATCACTTTCGGATACTGTGGAGACGCGCCTAGTTACCGACAAGGAGGCACTCACTCGCCTGGTTAGCAATGCACTAGCTAAGGGGACGTTGAGAACCATCGTTCCTGAACTTACGGAAAGGCTTTGCCATCCAGCTCTCTACGAGGATTGCCTAAGTGTTTTGTGCGGCGTTATGTTTGACTCCGAGAGGGTTGAACGGGGGGAGTCTCTTGACGGCTTTGTTTCGTTTATCACGCAGCTTCCTGACAATGAGCAGAAAAAAGCGAAGGGCGACATTGTGCAACGGGCGATGACGTACCTCTCGAAACCGCGTCGTCTGGATTGCAGTAGGAacctccttcttccttaCGCAGAGGTCATCGCTGTCCTCACCAAGGTCGACATGCTAAATATCCGTAACGTTGTCGTGGCGCTTATGCAGATGATACGTTTAGATACAACTCGAACTGCGGGAATAACGTGTTTAGGGAAGTTGGTGGAAGTCGCCCATGGGTTACTGCTTGAGCGGTTAGACCAACATACCCTTCAAACACTCCGCGACACAGTGATATTTGCGCGGCAGGATGACATCTTGTCGTACGACGTGGAGTACATCATGGAAGCCTTTGGGTGGGACCAATCCCCCAAGTTTGTGAACTTTTCCGTGCGACACTCAGGGGTACACCACAAATCGGCTATTCTAACCTTGGCCTACAGTGGCGGGAACGGCTCCCGCGAAGTGGTCGTGACTTCCTCCGTAGACGGTACTATTGGAACGTGGGATCATTCAGGTGCCCTTACGGAGAACCTCGTTCTTTCGCGTCATTACGCCTCCTCAATAGATTTTGCGGACCATGGACGCGCCCTAATCGTCGGTACGGTCGGAAGAACGGCTTCCATTCCCCCCGCCATTGTCATATATACTGCTCAGCCAACATACAATGAAGAGTCCAATTGGCAAGAGAAGTGTGGCGCTGAGCCGCGTGATGCTATGTTTATAACCACTGTGAAGTGCCTCCGGAGTTTTTCGTCTATGAGATATTGTTGTGGCGCAACCGTTGCAACGGGAAGCACGTTGATCCTTTACGACGGGACGCAGGTTATCCAGGAGTACAATGGTCACAGTGATGTGATATCCGCCATGCACGTTATACCGGACAGGGACAATACTGTTGTGACGGGGTCGAGGGACTGCTCGGTGATGGTTTATGATCTTCGTATGCCCCAAAGCGTCACGACAACCTCCGCCCATCGGCACTATAGCACAGTAACGTCCATTGGGAGCTGTGGTGACTTCCTTTTTACCAGTGGCCTTGACCGCCGCGTTGTCGTGAACGACTTACGCATGATGGGGCAAGGAATGGCCACACAGGATTTGGATAGTGCTGTACTTAGTATATCCGTGAACTCAAGTATGGTTTGCGCCGCTTCCACGCTGACAGGTGTGCATCTTATTAATTTTGGGAACAATCCGATACTCACCTGCAGGGCAGATAGCATGAAGATGAGTCCACGATATAACGCCGTTTCCTGGAACGCGCAAGGTGACGTTCTGTACGCAGGAGGCGATAATAACACGTTGGATATGTTCACGCGGCGCTTCCCTGAGACTGAAGCGTATGCTGCGTAA
- a CDS encoding pyruvate dehydrogenase (lipoamide) kinase, putative (Acts on pyruvate dehydrogenase (lipoamide) EC 1.2.4.1 Acts on pyruvate dehydrogenase (lipoamide) EC1.2.4.1), with translation MFRCYGRKLSPQLRDIIHRLDFIEKQIIDLKAFRDAVQATLPSVATAADALARKRQETANQINVVAKDPLTSEEFVELNQYYAVQMVQTLALRNMVHIRTHEDLYSHARLIHREYLVRVAQRARALSHACVGLSQMPSIQELRRWYEWSFHDVRSTKAPVDAEGALKFDTLVRRLFLRHYNVSALLSEGMHELGERQRWDEHSHSDDLLTETFDELQRFFDEFCMGRVRLRFLVGNYVQLSTQILRVEPRYSEKLTAPMYFDHDPESFVGQICQRCSLIKLVECAIRSARASYSELGIELRVAVDPDATLSGIPYITYDILSALIDDAIQANVLRQEKYGIPFTPVVITIAQRNANEQFSVRVSDTAGGMPLHLARHVLKYWFAYKCTDDMLKLAKTWTHSPIRLPYAYCAAKVLGGDISVVSIDGYGTDRFLHLPSDGIERVRF, from the coding sequence ATGTTTCGGTGTTATGGACGAAAACTGAGTCCCCAACTACGTGACATTATACACCGACTGGACTTTATTGAAAAACAGATTATTGATCTCAAGGCTTTTCGAGATGCGGTTCAGGCGACGTTGCCAAGCGTTGCGACCGCTGCTGATGCTCTAGCTAGGAAGCGCCAAGAAACAGCAAACCAAATCAATGTAGTGGCGAAGGATCCTTTGACGTCCGAGGAGTTCGTAGAACTGAATCAATATTATGCCGTTCAAATGGTTCAAACGTTAGCACTTCGTAATATGGTGCACATAAGGACGCATGAGGATCTATATTCACACGCCCGATTAATTCACAGAGAGTATCTTGTACGTGTTGCACAGCGGGCCCGCGCACTTAGTCATGCATGTGTGGGGTTGTCTCAGATGCCTTCTATTCAGGAACTACGCAGGTGGTATGAGTGGAGTTTCCATGATGTGAGGAGTACGAAAGCTCCAGTCGATGCTGAGGGCGCTCTGAAATTTGATACACTAGTTAGACGTCTTTTTTTGAGGCACTACAACGTGAGCGCACTTCTTAGCGAGGGCATGCACGAACTTGGGGAGCGCCAAAGGTGGGATGAACACTCTCACTCCGATGACCTCCTTACCGAAACATTTGACGAGCTTCAACGGTTCTTCGATGAATTTTGTATGGGTCGTGTGAGGTTGCGTTTTCTCGTGGGAAATTATGTTCAGTTGTCGACGCAAATTTTGCGGGTGGAACCACGGTACTCTGAGAAGCTTACAGCTCCCATGTATTTTGACCACGACCCCGAGAGCTTTGTTGGACAAATATGCCAACGATGCTCATTAATAAAACTAGTAGAGTGCGCGATACGTTCTGCAAGGGCGTCTTACAGTGAGTTGGGTATTGAGCTCCGTGTAGCTGTAGATCCTGATGCAACGCTATCTGGGATTCCATACATTACGTATGATATTTTATCTGCGTTAATTGACGATGCCATTCAGGCTAATGTTCTACGGCAGGAAAAGTATGGAATACCATTCACGCCAGTTGTGATCACTATTGCTCAACGCAATGCCAATGAGCAGTTTAGTGTCCGTGTTTCCGATACTGCCGGCGGGATGCCCCTTCATCTTGCCCGACACGTGTTGAAATATTGGTTTGCGTACAAGTGCACGGATGACATGTTGAAACTCGCTAAAACATGGACACATAGTCCCATACGTCTACCATATGCTTACTGTGCAGCCAAGGTTTTAGGGGGGGATATATCAGTGGTTTCCATTGATGGTTATGGCACCGACCgttttcttcatcttccgtCCGACGGGATAGAGAGGGTTCGTTTTTAG
- a CDS encoding hypothetical protein, conserved (weak hit (e-5) to Zinc finger domain), producing the protein MAVAYVFDGAVLKQMSLEAGHPKFTVLDTPLCSDSAVTCFGKDEFYFINGSVPNVLRHFGGRSGCTEHFLPGPAHCLLVHRQKVYCCGVDCLYVFDPLGEEVETIELGQQIKELTAADHGFVFVNDRHELYAFHFTRGVKIVGTKGPVSKLLGHHNRYAVVLLDNGDVISVNEEAEVRENLFPLKIKERFVALDTGMTLALREDELALHMNGTWLCLDGFKGRELQFLGVPLTPAEDACTICFCDFEDGDGVRLDCGHPFHRDCLAEFSTHAKSFVEKGEHIVFTYAVCPSGCGTHIRHAAAPLSAYMNDLYRAVTKDAEGRLREMENKTLEDLYYYVCCRCEKPYYGGNRWCSRTISGEPCKKPSELICSDCNDDFLCPSHNHDFVLYKCRYCCNPATHLSFGNRYMCDACNKKWEGTEPEPMECPGAEKCPLGGAHPTGGSQPLGCMLCTLFDKCDAKHFFPPQ; encoded by the coding sequence ATGGCCGTGGCCTACGTTTTCGATGGAGCCGTACTGAAGCAAATGAGTTTGGAGGCAGGGCACCCCAAATTTACTGTGCTTGATACCCCATTGTGTTCAGATTCTGCAGTTACATGCTTCGGCAAGGACGAGTTTTACTTCATTAACGGGAGCGTTCCCAATGTATTGCGGCATTTTGGCGGAAGAAGCGGCTGCACTGAGCACTTTCTCCCAGGCCCAGCTCATTGCTTGCTGGTGCACCGTCAGAAGGTGTACTGTTGCGGTGTGGATTGCTTGTATGTATTTGATCCTCTTGGTGAGGAGGTGGAAACCATAGAGCTTGGGCAGCAAATCAAAGAGCTTACTGCAGCAGATCATGGATTTGTATTTGTCAACGACCGACACGAGCTTTACGCTTTCCACTTCACTCGCGGGGTCAAGATTGTGGGAACCAAAGGACCTGTGTCCAAACTGTTGGGGCACCATAATCGCTATGCTGTCGTTCTTCTCGACAACGGCGACGTGATTTCCGTTAATGAGGAAGCGGAAGTGCGGGAGAATCTTTTTCCACTAAAAATTAAGGAACGCTTTGTTGCACTCGACACTGGCATGACCCTTGCGCTGCGAGAAGACGAATTGGCTCTTCATATGAATGGCACCTGGTTGTGCCTGGATGGTTTTAAGGGTCGCGAGCTCCAGTTCCTTGGCGTGCCGCTAACCCCCGCGGAGGATGCGTGCACCATTTGCTTTTGTGATTTTGAGGATGGCGACGGTGTTCGACTTGACTGCGGCCATCCGTTTCATCGTGATTGCCTTGCTGAGTTCTCGACACACGCAAAAAGTTTTGTTGAGAAGGGTGAACATATTGTTTTTACGTACGCCGTTTGCCCATCGGGCTGCGGAACCCACATCCGTCATGCCGCTGCACCGCTCTCTGCGTACATGAACGACTTGTACCGGGCTGTTACCAAGGATGCTGAAGGGAGGCTTCGCGagatggaaaacaaaaccctTGAAGATTTGTATTACTATGTCTGTTGTCGATGCGAGAAGCCTTACTACGGCGGCAACCGTTGGTGCTCCCGGACAATCTCCGGGGAACCTTGCAAAAAACCAAGCGAGCTTATCTGCTCGGACTGCAACGACGACTTTCTTTGCCCTTCGCACAATCATGATTTCGTGCTTTACAAGTGCCGGTACTGTTGTAACCCTGCCACGCACCTGTCTTTCGGTAACCGTTATATGTGCGATGCTTGCAACAAGAAGTGGGAAGGCACGGAACCGGAACCAATGGAATGTCCAGGGGCTGAAAAGTGTCCTCTTGGTGGTGCCCATCCTACCGGTGGTTCACAACCGCTTGGGTGCATGCTCTGCACCCTCTTTGATAAATGTGATGCTAAACACTTCTTCCCACCGCAGTAA
- a CDS encoding clathrin coat assembly protein, putative (contains ENTH domain (IPR001026) found in proteins involved in endocytosis and cytoskeletal machinery; curated by Mark Field) yields MNSKDTNELKRGAGYLKEKAIIGLTRVTGNELDRAIYKVTSHKLKAPKEKHMQRVLAATRGYSSQKTHKGRNTCEYIVSEFEKRLHTHNWIVVLKTLVTFHRLMKDGSDEVNNCIQQNRNIFCFRNIKDLSESSEGAVQSVFIRQYMYYLEERSSSQRKLGASKRMENSEFGVFLRSLDVDTLGPVFESLLVQLSALVEVQYKEAIVDNFCTMEAFQRLVNDGKLLYQILSDRAIFILDGFSGFTLQQKKDWVRRYREYTVVGERLRLLFESIANSKRMFDEPPPPLKALPGSLLESLEREVRLSSIAHEDITETLESLGITADEKTPLKATTSDGTMAIYSPVATEKALDTTETGAPPVTEPKKESGFSIDDLFVPPPVTDSHQQTSYNPSTIPQGTQMEGPLIQTEANPNMTYTFPTGVPVGQNFFGQQPTGNSLTWEAPSPAPGSMQPQSAAGIVPSWSDSSASWGRGNCGSNTVDPFKDLYASQKGGQ; encoded by the coding sequence ATGAACTCTAAAGACACGAATGAGTTGAAAAGGGGTGCTGGGTacctaaaagaaaaagcaataaTTGGGCTTACGCGTGTGACGGGAAATGAACTGGATCGTGCCATATACAAAGTTACAAGTCACAAGCTTAAGGCCCCTAAGGAGAAGCACATGCAGCGGGTTTTGGCCGCGACACGCGGATATAGTAGCCAGAAAACTCACAAAGGTCGCAACACATGCGAGTACATTGTTTCTGAGTTTGAGAAGCGTCTTCATACACACAACTGGATCGTTGTATTGAAAACGTTGGTGACGTTTCATCGCTTAATGAAGGATGGTTCGGACGAGGTGAATAATTGTATACAGCAGAACCgtaatattttttgctttcgcAACATAAAGGACCTTTCAGAGAGTTCCGAAGGGGCCGTACAAAGTGTGTTTATCCGCCAGTATATGTATTACCTCGAGGAGCGTTCCTCTTCTCAACGGAAGCTAGGTGCTTCTAAACGTATGGAAAACAGTGAATTTGGCGTTTTTCTTCGGTCCCTCGATGTTGACACTCTTGGCCCCGTCTTTGAGTCGCTGTTGGTGCAACTTTCTGCACTTGTCGAGGTACAGTACAAGGAGGCTATAGTTGACAACTTTTGCACGATGGAGGCTTTTCAAAGGCTGGTGAACGATGGGAAGCTACTCTATCAGATACTTTCAGACCGGGCAATCTTTATACTTGACGGCTTTAGTGGGTTTACTCTTCAGCAGAAAAAGGATTGGGTAAGGCGGTATCGGGAATACACTGTAGTGGGAGAGAGACTGCGCTTACTTTTCGAATCAATCGCAAACTCAAAAAGGATGTTTGACGAACCTCCTCCACCCCTAAAGGCGCTTCCCGGGTCTTTATTAGAGAGCCTGGAGAGAGAAGTCCGTTTGAGTAGCATAGCTCACGAGGACATAACCGAGACGCTCGAGAGTCTGGGTATAACTGCCGATGAAAAGACCCCACTGAAGGCGACAACTTCAGATGGCACAATGGCAATATACTCACCAGTGGCGACTGAGAAGGCGCTTGACACCACAGAGACAGGAGCACCTCCGGTCACTGAGCCCAAAAAAGAGTCTGGTTTCTCAATTGATGATCTGTTTGTACCTCCTCCTGTCACCGACTCTCATCAACAAACATCTTATAACCCGTCCACAATACCTCAAGGTACCCAGATGGAGGGGCCCCTTATTCAAACTGAGGCGAACCCAAACATGACCTACACTTTCCCAACCGGGGTTCCTGTTGGTCAAAACTTCTTCGGCCAACAACCGACAGGGAATTCATTGACGTGGGAGGCCCCCAGCCCTGCACCGGGTTCGATGCAACCGCAGTCTGCGGCGGGCATCGTTCCCTCGTGGAGTGATTCGTCAGCATCATGGGGTCGAGGTAATTGCGGTAGCAATACTGTGGATCCGTTTAAGGATCTTTACGCGAGCCAGAAGGGAGGCCAGTAG